A window of the Aspergillus flavus chromosome 6, complete sequence genome harbors these coding sequences:
- the lepB gene encoding lepB — translation MQRRRRRQLPVSCQLCRSMKLKCSRDQPCSNCVSRGVTCERAYRMEPTTSSIASPITTSPVQAQTTYLQPGWPANPSAGTGTGSNTEILSRLQRLEDIILRTHGAAAPRPSTEPSYISEGEGDSKWLEGVGTRDTSVLSSMSNGVSVRVLAVQQALETEFSLVEASGNPSSVGSCVARVWLPPKNEATWLLKRYAEDVTYLHHILHLPSVRQQMEDLYKQLSLGLRIEPCHVALILSIFASTAYTLTPLTGGDAVFTNEQTAVKCAFLWSKMALDVLEHSSRSTPGSIEDIQATIILSFVIFNFEGFTMRFRALSASALTMARDLSLHRLDARPDRLPGPHAPLDSDIGREIKRRVWWHMVSTDWILALSGGPQEGTYLMHPAHMRVNYPRNLDDRDLDRYNPQYSRPLSQPTAMTYTLLRIQLADICRSAIDALPPPFSDWGEVNYDRFISLDQRFEAFIRSLPVFFRLDEASRHQSRDVEHQYPQIIVQRYILWSTLQGRRSKLNQPFLTRVSMNPRYQYSRKVCLQSARCVIELKALMDHDMASLASAHVRLATFLHNYFLATAVLVMDLCLNKEGGSSEDRRQEIVDACRVLQEAEATSPMASRFLKSLMDILQKYQIQVLPATTVPDVRPLSANTGASGVPDPNLSDRDLVNPSQILPSTYDPLENANIDDLWQNFINLDQNCSPGSWDHLFSALDSRIV, via the exons ATGCAGCGACGACGTCGGAGGCAGCTTCCGGTCTCGTGTCAGCTCTGCCGGTCCATGAAGTTGAAATGTAGTCGCGACCAGCCCTGCTCTAACTGCGTCAGCCGCGGGGTCACCTGTGAGCGCGCATATCGGATGGAGCCGACCACCTCGTCCATCGCGTCTCCAATCACCACCAGCCCTGTGCAAGCGCAGACAACGTACTTGCAGCCGGGCTGGCCCGCCAATCCCAGTGCGGGCACTGGCACCGGCAGCAATACCGAGATCCTGTCGCGTCTACAGCGGCTGGAAGACATCATTCTTCGCACCCACGGTGCCGCTGCTCCGCGTCCCTCTACGGAGCCCTCATACATTTCCGAGGGCGAGGGGGACTCGAAATGGCTGGAAGGGGTCGGGACCCGTGACACTTCCGTG TTGTCATCCATGTCTAATGGCGTATCCGTCCGCGTACTCGCGGTCCAGCAGGCGTTAGAAACTGAGTTTTCACTGGTTGAGGCGTCCGGTAATCCCTCGTCCGTGGGCAGCTGTGTCGCCAGGGTGTGGTTGCCACCGAAGAATGAGGCAACCTGGCTGCTAAAGCGCTACGCTGAAGATGTAACCTATCTACACCacatccttcatctcccaTCGGTGCGCCAGCAGATGGAGGATCTGTACAAGCAACTATCCCTGGGGTTACGGATAGAGCCCTGCCATGTCGCGTTGATTCTTAGTATTTTTGCCAGCACGGCCTACACGCTCACCCCTCTTACCGGCGGGGACGCGGTTTTTACCAACGAGCAAACAGCCGTCAAGTGTGCCTTCCTGTGGAGTAAGATGGCGTTGGATGTGCTGGAGCACTCCAGCCGCAGCACCCCCGGCTCAATCGAAGATATTCAGGCGACAAtcattctttcctttgtcattTTCAACTTCGAGGGCTTCACCATGCGCTTCCGCGCGCTCAGCGCCAGCGCCCTAACCATGGCCCGCGATTTGTCTCTCCATCGCTTGGACGCGCGCCCGGACCGACTGCCCGGCCCCCACGCACCACTGGATAGCGACATAGGGCGGGAGATCAAACGCAGGGTGTGGTGGCATATGGTCTCGACTGACTG GATCCTGGCGCTGTCAGGCGGGCCCCAAGAAGGGACATACCTGATGCACCCAGCCCACATGCGCGTCAACTACCCGCGGAATCTCGATGATCGGGACCTCGATCGTTACAATCCGCAGTACAGTCGACCCCTATCGCAACCGACGGCGATGACTTACACACTCCTACGCATCCAGTTGGCCGACATCTGCCGCAGCGCCATCGATGCGCTACCCCCGCCGTTTTCGGACTGGGGCGAGGTGAACTACGATCGGTTCATCTCGCTGGACCAGCGATTCGAAGCCTTCATCCGCAGTCTACCCGTCTTCTTCCGCCTCGACGAGGCCAGCCGCCATCAAAGCCGAGACGTCGAGCACCAGTACCCCCAGATCATCGTGCAGCGGTACATCCTCTGGTCGACCCTGCAGGGGCGCCGGTCGAAGTTAAATCAGCCGTTTCTCACGCGCGTGTCCATGAACCCACGCTATCAATACTCACGGAAGGTGTGCCTGCAGTCTGCGCGCTGCGTGATTGAGCTCAAGGCCCTCATGGATCATGACATGGCCTCGCTCGCCTCAGCCCATGTGCGGCTGGCCACCTTCCTCCACAACTACTTCCTGGCCACCGCGGTGCTGGTCATGGATCTGTGCCTCAATAAGGAGGGGGGAAGCAGCGAAGACCGCCGCCAGGAGATCGTCGACGCGTGTCGAGTCCTGCAGGAGGCCGAGGCGACGTCGCCCATGGCGAGCCGGTTTTTGAAGTCCCTCATGGATATATTGCAGAAATATCAAATCCAAGTCCTACCGGCCACCACGGTTCCGGATGTGCGACCACTGTCGGCCAACACCGGTGCCAGTGGCGTGCCTGATCCGAATCTGTCGGACAGGGACCTGGTGAACCCCAGTCAGATTTTGCCAAGCACATACGATCCGTTGGAAAATGCGAACATTGATGATTTATGGCAGAACTTCATCAATCTGGATCAGAACTGCAGCCCGGGCAGCTGGGACCATTTGTTTTCGGCCTTGGACAGCAGAATTGTTTGA
- the lepC gene encoding lepC — MSATVDNTEANASPPKEFTLRSTIALIGAFMALFCTLGFQNAFGVFQAFYHATILRDHSEFDIAWIGSLLTFMIFFFAAPAGVLVDRVGPTPLLTFGAIATILATFMISLCKELYQFLLAQGILLGIGNAFLLCPAMATVTRLFDHHRGAANGIMIAGSSIGGIIWPIMLDQLLNKDGVSFGWTFRIVGFVVLPLCLFMVATIRPAPKTPHDSDREGIELSHGESESDHKAQGAEGPAAIIKNPTFLILCAGLSVATFGLFSPLFFISTYATDQGLSVSLAFYLVSMLNGASMVGRVSTGFLADRYGNFNLCFLTIASSGLIAMCWTKATNTVGIIFFALAYGYTSGAMFSLQTPCAAQLSTPESRGAAVGILFVAPAIPGLVGTPISGRLLKHGYLALSMYSGAALLAGAGLVLIARLRQNTKLMAKV, encoded by the exons ATGTCCGCGACAGTGGACAACACCGAGGCTAACGCCTCCCCTCCGAAAGAGTTCAC GCTTCGCTCGACAATTGCGCTGATTGGAGCCTTCATGGCCCTCTTCTGCACCCTGGGGTTCCAGAATGCCTTTGGGGTCTTCCAGGCATTCTATCATGCCACCATACTACGCGATCATTCCGAGTTCGATATCGCCTGGATTGGCTCCCTATTGACGTTCATgatatttttctttgcaGCGCCTGCGGGCGTCCTGGTGGACCGGGTTGGTCCCACA CCGCTGCTCACCTTCGGCGCCATTGCAACTATCCTGGCAACCTTCATGATCTCACTATGTAAGGAGCTGTATCAGTTCCTACTAGCCCAAGGTATACTGCTAGGCATCGGCAACGCCTTCCTGCTTTGTCCGGCCATGGCTACCGTCACCCGTCTGTTTGATCACCACCGCGGCGCCGCCAACGGAATCATGATCGCCGGGTCCTCCATCGGCGGTATCATCTGGCCCATCATGCTCGATCAGCTGCTCAACAAGGACGGCGTCAGCTTTGGCTGGACCTTCCGCATCGTCGGCTTCGTGGTGCTGCCCCTATGTCTCTTCATGGTCGCGACCATCCGCCCGGCTCCCAAGACACCGCACGATTCGGACAGGGAGGGGATAGAGCTGTCGCACGGCGAGTCAGAGAGCGACCACAAGGCGCAAGGGGCAGAAGGGCCGGCGGCGATTATCAAGAACCCgaccttcctcatcctctgtgCCGGTCTCTCGGTAGCCACCTTCGGCCTCTTCAgccctctcttcttcatctccaccTACGCCACCGACCAAGGTTTGTCCGTCAGCTTGGCCTTTTACCTCGTGTCCATGCTCAACGGCGCCTCCATGGTCGGGCGTGTCTCCACGGGCTTTCTGGCCGATCGCTACGGGAACTTCAACCTGTGCTTCTTGACGATTGCCTCCTCTGGGTTGATTGCCATGTGCTGGACCAAGGCCACGAACACCGTGggcatcatcttctttgccCTAGCCTACGGATACACGTCCGGG GCCATGTTCAGTCTCCAAACCCCGTGTGCCGCCCAGCTCTCGACGCCCGAGTCGAGGGGGGCTGCCGTCGGCATTCTCTTTGTCGCGCCAGCAATTCC CGGATTGGTCGGCACCCCCATCAGCGGGCGCCTGCTCAAGCACGGCTATCTAGCCCTTTCGATGTATTCGGGGGCGGCGTTGTTAGCTGGGGCAGGGCTAGTGCTGATCGCACGGCTGCGCCAAAACACAAAGCTGATGGCAAAGGTGTAG
- the lepD gene encoding cytochrome P450 monooxygenase, protein MASPMKSDFLAGSHMKLPKIGIAAAVAVVASIVIYLALSSFFVGTDEFKNDENQSIKEYPDNTRFMRFTHGKQLSKAGEDLAGSEPYLVRNGKSKELVIFAPEHLQEFHRKDANSHYKPENMNMGDYAGQLLGQCVGQLGGTKWKLARSHMDPEFSYRASRSMMKRFSQEIDSWVSHLSENPTRRSTQKDVFVQDVKKRCKDLSLRSIAISIYGETFSEENYAFLSTMNELHEKIIFVAFLNKRVMSKWYNKLPTAEKRLMDSFQTQWKAFNLAQIKLAREKKLSCPAEKIYVGVEAGDMSLPEFLQSLDEMLFTNIDITGSILALIFQHLAKDQAMQKKLRAEISAHRAQPGYTVGDYISKQNTLLHFSLLESIRVTPAMYFTLPECNASPKRIGGFHIPAHTPTIVDVNRLNKNESIWGTEADAFRPERFFGLDPARYRFGFVRWGIGRDKCLGKNMAEVILKLAILAVTDKYTLHVPPALPGQGEKSEAGFTINRDVEVEFRPAI, encoded by the exons ATGGCCTCGCCTATGAAGTCTGACTTCCTTGCCGGTAGCCATATGAAGCTGCCCAAGATAGGGATTGCCGCCgcggtggcggtggtggctAGTATTGTGATCTACCTGGCACTTTCAAGCTTCTTCGTAGGAACAGAT GAATTCAAGAATGATGAGAACCAGAGCATCAAGGAATATCCGGACAATACGCGGTTCATGAGATTCACTCATGG GAAACAACTGTCAAAGGCTGGCGAGGACCTTGCCGGTTCAGAGCCATATCTCGTTCGTAACGGAAAATCGAAGGAGCTCGTTATTTTCGCACCAGAGCATCTCCAGGAATTCCACCGAAAGGACGCCAACTCGCATTACAAGCCTGAAAACATGAATATGGGTGACTATGCAGGGCA ACTTCTAGGACAATGTGTGGGACAGCTGGGAGGCACCAAGTGGAAGCTTGCGCGTAGTCATATGGACCCGGAATTTTCCTATCGAGCCAGCCGTTCCATGATGAAACGATTCTCTCAGGAGATTGACTCTTGGGTCAGTCATCTGTCAGAGAACCCAACCAGAAGGAGCACCCAGAAAGATGTGTTTGTGCAGGATGTGAAGAAGCGGTGCAAGGATCTGTCCCTGAGGTCCATCGCGATCAGCATCTATGGCGAGACGTTCAGTGAGGAA AACTACGCCTTTCTAAGTACTATGAACGAACTTCACGAGAAGATCATTTTCGTCGCGTTTCTCAACAAGCGAGTGATGTCCAAATGGTATAACAAATTGCCGACTGCTGAGAAGCGACTGATGGACTCGTTCCAGACGCAGTGGAAGGCTTTCAACCTCGCCCAGATCAAGCTTGCAAGAGAG AAAAAGCTCTCGTGTCCAGCAGAAAAGATATACGTAGGTGTCGAAGCCGGTGACATGAGCCTTCCGGAG TTTCTACAATCTCTGGACGAAATGCTTTTCACGAATATTGATATAACCGGATCTATCTTAGCGCTTATCTTTCAGCACTTGGCGAAGGACCAAGCCATGCAGAAAAAGCTCAGGGCTGAGATTTCCGCTCACAGAGCCCAACCCGGATATACGGTAGGGGACTATATTAGCAAACAGAACACCCTGCTGCATTTCTCGCTCCTGGAGTCGATCCGCGTTACCCCTGCTATGT ACTTTACCCTACCCGAATGTAACGCCAGCCCCAAGCGCATTGGGGGATTCCACATTCCTGCTCACACGCCAACGATCGTGGACGTGAACCGGCTGAACAAAAACGAAAGTATCTGGGGAACAGAGGCTGATGCTTTCCGCCCGGAGCGATTTTTCGGTCTGGACCCCGCGCGGTATCGCTTTGGATTTGTTCGCTGGGGGATCGGACGTGACAAGTGCCTAGGCAAGAATATGGCAGAGGTGATTCTGAAGCTAGCAATTCTGGCTGTGACGGACAAGTATACGTTGCATGTACCCCCTGCACTGCCTGGTCAAGGAGAGAAATCGGAAGCTGGCTTCACGATCAACCGGGACGTGGAAGTAGAATTCAGACCCGCTATCTAG
- the lepE gene encoding lepE, producing the protein MDGSSRPLPQTAQRKRRRPVLACDRCRRRKIRCDRKVPCSHCLRTGYASTCTYLANSNSSFPEEDLPGLDTTDPAMDMATSHPNHGHDRVPTDSGIGHSPPAQVEPIPSEGEMYGDFWDPLFVIHNTISTRKHRDPASTPASLGHVPRHTPAQAPTEVQVLIQRVRQLEQKVFSQQEPESSLAAPHIQQRHPQARRTVCQANLLGKSHWLVGFAQFDTIVHTLNNRLQDNDVEFRALFVKCQRLSRAIQQQYSLRASSLQALDGSLPSQEACDVCVNAYCRTFESVLRILHVPTFRQVYNEMWTGSQPTSRLFLLKLQLVIAIGARVVNQSDMLGTPDMASRCVAWIQEAQQWLHAPGESLQASVDGIQLYCLVLLTRIVCAVDASLVYVSTGALLQKAQQLGLHRDPSHFPAMPVFQAEIRRRLWCTVCELVLQSSTDSGTPPLISCDEFDCRPPANLNDTNLGTTSEPEPSNILTQTSFSILLMRCLPVRVQVAKVLNSVQLDPSYSEVLRLGEELTAACHYNTQMIKSMSPDHEQPTLFQLELLNLLTYRFLLCLHQPFAMKARKNLAYYFSRRVCLETAIQILAGHPTTPSGQNVNDYLNVKRYSSGLFRDPYLLASVTVGHEILCVTEGDWFSCQPVSPLTNNLSSTPNKSQQVPRTVLEEYVGLSECRLKDGAQIDIKTYVLLSCIIAQIKAAETGSPQDDAVLSAAVDSLEKCHIVLVDRYKSLAQSRESPQPLQVYGGSNVPCRLGKGSNDILDINETGEGEAWSDFDVSQAEWSLQVEYPDLDWNLLNTWSACVPGSDSGAS; encoded by the exons ATGGATGGAAGCTCCAGACCACTACCCCAAACCGCGCAGCGTAAACGTCGACGCCCAGTCTTAGCCTGCGATCGATGTCGGAGACGAAAGATTCGGTGCGACCGTAAGGTCCCCTGCAGTCACTGTCTTAGGACCGGGTATGCCAGCACATGTACATACCTGGCCAACTCGAATTCCTCATTTCCCGAAGAGGACCTGCCAGGGCTCGACACCACAGATCCTGCCATGGACATGGCTACTTCACATCCAAACCACGGGCACGACCGCGTGCCCACTGACAGCGGCATCGGCCACTCTCCTCCTGCCCAGGTCGAGCCAATTCCGAGCGAGGGCGAGATGTACGGGGATTTCTGGGATCCACTCTTTGTGATCCACAACACTATCTCCACCCGCAAACATCGCGATCCTGCTAGCACCCCAGCGAGCCTGGGCCACGTACCCAGGCACACACCGGCACAGGCGCCAACAGAGGTCCAGGTGCTCATTCAACGGGTGCGTCAGCTGGAGCAGAAGGTCTTCAGCCAACAAGAACCAGAGAGCTCTCTAGCAGCTCCCCATATTCAACAGCGTCATCCGCAGGCACGACGCACGGTGTGCCAGGCGAATCTTCTGGGCAAGAGTCACTGGCTGGTGGGGTTTGCGCAG TTCGATACAATTGTGCATACACTAAATAACCGACTTCAGGATAATGATGTGGAGTTCCGTGCTCTGTTTGTTAAATGTCAGCGGCTCTCGCGAGCAATCCAGCAACAATATAGTCTGCGCGCTTCCTCTCTGCAGGCCTTGGACGGCAGCCTGCCATCACAGGAGGCCTGCGATGTCTGTGTCAATGCATACTGTCGCACTTTCGAATCCGTGCTGCGAATTCTCCATGTACCCACCTTCCGACAAGTATACAATGAGATGTGGACAGGCTCACAGCCGACCAGCAGACTGTTCTTGTTAAAACTGCAGCTAGTCATCGCCATCGGAGCCCGTGTGGTAAACCAATCGGACATGCTTGGCACGCCTGACATGGCCTCCCGCTGCGTGGCTTGGATCCAGGAGGCCCAGCAATGGCTGCACGCCCCAGGGGAAAGTCTGCAGGCTAGTGTGGATGGCATTCAACTTTACTGCCTTGTCCTACTTACACGAATAGTATGCGCCGTGGATGCAAGTCTTGTGTATGTATCCACTGGCGCACTCCTGCAGAAGGCGCAGCAACTGGGGCTTCATCGTGACCCGTCTCATTTCCCTGCAATGCCGGTGTTCCAGGCTGAGATTCGCCGCCGACTATGGTGCACCGTCTGCGAACTAGTTCTCCAGTCTAGTACGGACTCAGGGACCCCACCGCTTATATCTTGCGATGAATTCGACTGTAGACCTCCTGCTAATCTAAACGATACGAATCTTGGTACAACCAGCGAGCCTGAGCCAAGTAACATATTAACACAAACATCCTTCTCAATTCTCCTTATGAGATGCTTGCCGGTTCGCGTACAAGTGGCAAAGGTCTTAAATAGCGTCCAGCTAGATCCCTCGTACAGCGAAGTGCTCCGTCTTGGGGAAGAGCTCACCGCAGCATGTCACTATAATACGCAAATGATTAAATCTATGTCTCCCGACCACGAGCAGCCGACCCTGTTCCAGCTGGAGCTCCTTAACTTGCTAACCTATAGATTTCTCCTTTGCCTCCATCAACCGTTTGCCATGAAAGCTCGGAAGAACCTCGCCTATTACTTTTCACGCCGGGTCTGCTTAGAGACGGCAATCCAGATACTGGCGGGTCACCCAACAACGCCTTCCGGACAAAATGTTAACGACTATTTGAATGTGAAACGCTACTCTAGCGGGCTGTTTAGAGACCCATATTTACTTGCCTCCGTGACTGTGGGACACGAGATCCTCTGCGTAACAGAGGGCGATTGGTTTTCCTGCCAACCTGTCTCCCCGCTCACAAACAACCTGTCGTCTACGCCCAACAAAAGCCAGCAGGTTCCTCGCACAGTTTTAGAAGAATACGTAGGTTTGAGTGAATGCCGGTTAAAAGACGGCGCACAAATAGATATCAAAACCTATGTGTTGTTATCGTGTATCATAGCCCAGATTAAAGCTGCCGAAACTGGGTCACCTCAGGACGATGCGGTCCTATCGGCGGCAGTGGACAGTCTGGAAAAGTGCCACATAGTTCTTGTCGACAGGTACAAGAGCCTAGCACAATCGCGGGAGTCACCTCAACCTCTACAGGTATATGGTGGGTCTAATGTGCCGTGTCGACTGGGTAAGGGTTCCAATGACATCTTGGACATCAACGAAACGGGGGAAGGCGAGGCATGGTCTGATTTCGATGTGAGCCAG GCTGAGTGGTCCCTGCAGGTTGAATACCCTGATCTGGACTGGAATTTGCTGAATACTTGGTCGGCTTGTGTCCCTGGTTCTGATTCAGGGGCAAGTTGA
- the lepF gene encoding lepF: protein MVSLREIRAHNAGLRDAWAGHRHVSLFVGATKGIGLATIMELIQRIDEPTVYIVCRSTAQFAQRIAELQRLNRRAKLVALYGQISLLSEVDRICNLVLRKESQLDLLFMSPGYLPNGHPSYTPEGLEELASLAYYCRLRFTVNLLPLLERTAKTNYPDEPSNRRPRVFSVLNGGNERALPFVPEDLQSEKSYTMLNHVAHTTLMNTLALEHLAHKKPSVDFVHESPGKVQTDIVASFLQSPERTRSRLVLWRWLKGMLMLVLQAVLLPVFYVVAMPLAESGERRLYEATVDLSQQWQKQLQSPPYNGIVAAPGFYRMKHTSDIVMDDTVLQAYRALGMPERAWEHTMAVFRSVLDKGSGKK, encoded by the exons ATGGTTTCCCTTAGAGAGATTCGTGCCCACAACGCAGGCCTCAGAGATGCCTGGGCGGGCCATCGCCATGTCTCGCTATTTGTTGGAGCGACCAAGGGGATTGGACTGGCCACCATCATGGAATTGATCCAGCGCATTGACGAACCGACCGTGTATATAGTTTGTCGGTCAACCGCCCAGTTCGCCCAGAGGATTGCGGAGTTGCAGCGACTCAACCGCAGAGCCAAGCTGGTGGCCCTCTACGGACAGATCTCATTGCTGTCCGAGGTAGACCGCATCTGCAACCTAGTGCTCCGCAAGGAATCCCAGCTGGACCTCTTGTTCATGAGTCCTGGCTACCTGCCTAACGGGCATCCGTCCT ATACACCAGAGgggctggaagagctggccTCCCTGGCATACTATTGTCGCCTACGATTCACGGTGAATCTCCTTCCACTTCTCGAGCGAACCGCCAAGACGAATTACCCGGATGAGCCGTCCAATCGACGACCTCGAGTCTTCAGCGTCTTAAACGGTGGCAATGAACGTGCCCTGCCCTTTGTGCCCGAAGATCTGCAGTCGGAGAAAAGCTACACCATGCTGAACCACGTTGCCCACACCACCCTAATGAACACCTTGGCGCTGGAACACCTGGCGCACAAGAAACCCTCCGTGGACTTTGTGCACGAGTCCCCCGGGAAAGTGCAGACGGACATCGTGGCTAGTTTCCTTCAATCCCCGGAGCGCACTCGCTCGAGGCTGGTGCTCTGGAGATGGCTCAAAGGGATGCTCATGCTCGTCTTGCAGGCCGTCCTGCTGCCGGTGTTCTATGTGGTGGCCATGCCATTGGCTGAGTCTGGCGAGCGCCGACTCTACGAAGCAACCGTGGACTTGTCGCAACAATGGCAGAAGCAGTTGCAGAGCCCCCCATACAATGGGATCGTGGCTGCTCCAGGGTTCTATCGGATGAAGCACACGTCCGACATCGTGATGGACGACACCGTCCTTCAGGCGTACCGGGCGCTAGGCATGCCGGAGAGAGCCTGGGAACACACGATGGCGGTTTTCCGGAGCGTGCTGGACAAGGGTAGTGGCAAGAAGTAG
- the lepG gene encoding putative alcohol dehydrogenase, protein MKHRRYKLDDSNLLLSSPCAVASCWYSENPATLSPPRPRHTMPASVHFEISATQRAIKIKGPGQASVEKGCPVPACQPEDILVRVVCVALNPVDWKSADLSPSLDATWGTDFSGEVVVVGEACQSRFALGDSVCGAAFGNNPEDATQGAFAEYVAIPGELVYKIPPDISFEQAATVGTGLATAGLTLYQTLGLSWPDQPVQDAQYVLVYGGGTASGCFMIQLLRLSGYIPVTTCSAKSFDRVKQLGAAEAFDYHSPGCGSEIREYTENSIKYAVDCITNIDSMKCCYTAIGSSGGQYVALDPFPIRGHTRRNVKARWIIGYTIYGRPINWKHPFKRDAQPQDREFAKRWYPVAQRLLDEGKLQLHPLQVETGGLPGVIEGANRSRKHQVTGVKLVYCV, encoded by the exons ATGAAGCATAGGAGATACAAATTGGATGATTCGAATCTTCTCTTGTCATCACCATGCGCGGTAGCTTCTTGCTGGTATTCAGAGAATCCTGCTACACTTTCACCCCCTCGTCCGCGCCACACCATGCCTGCCTCCGTTCATTTTGAGATCTCGGCCACTCAACGGGCGATCAAGATTAAGGGCCCCGGGCAAGCCTCGGTTGAGAAAGGATGTCCGGTTCCCGCTTGTCAGCCTGAGGATATCCTGGTGCGGGTAGTCTGTGTCGCTCTCAACCCTGTCGATTGGAAGTCTGCCGATCTCTCGCCCAGCCTCGATGCCACCTGGGGCACGGACTTCTCCGGAGAGGTAGTTGTGGTAGGTGAAGCCTGTCAATCCCGCTTTGCGTTGGGTGATTCGGTCTGTGGTGCGGCCTTTGGGAATAACCCCGAGGATGCCACCCAGGGAGCCTTCGCCGAGTATGTGGCCATTCCCGGCGAGCTGGTGTACAAGATCCCTCCGGACATATCCTTCGAGCAGGCAGCTACGGTAGGCACGGGCTTGGCTACGGCCGGTCTGACGCTCTACCAAACACTCGGTTTGTCATGGCCCGATCAACCTGTCCAGGACGCACAGTATGTTCTAGTCTACGGCGGAGGAACCGCGTCCGGGTGCTTCATGATCCAGCTTCTTCGGCT GTCCGGCTACATCCCCGTCACCACCTGCTCGGCAAAAAGCTTTGACCGTGTCAAGCAGCTTGGGGCCGCCGAAGCCTTCGACTATCACTCCCCGGGCTGCGGCTCCGAGATCCGCGAGTACACGGAGAACTCCATCAAATATGCCGTGGACTGCATCACCAACATCGACTCCATGAAATGCTGCTATACGGCTATCGGCAGCTCCGGTGGTCAGTACGTCGCCCTTGATCCGTTCCCTATCCGCGGCCACACGCGCCGGAATGTCAAGGCGCGCTGGATTATCGGATACACTATCTACGGCCGTCCGATTAACTGGAAGCACCCTTTTAAGCGGGATGCGCAGCCCCAGGATCGCGAATTTGCAAAGAGGTGGTATCCCGTGGCACAGCGGCTCTTGGACGAGGGCAAACTGCAGCTCCACCCACTACAAGTCGAGACTGGAGGACTCCCAGGGGTGATCGAGGGGGCTAACCGGAGCCGTAAACATCAGGTAACTGGGGTGAAGCTGGTTTATTGTGTCTGA